A window of Primulina tabacum isolate GXHZ01 chromosome 4, ASM2559414v2, whole genome shotgun sequence contains these coding sequences:
- the LOC142542485 gene encoding protein Brevis radix-like 2, which translates to MLTCIACSKQLNNGSLRERPEDEENAATPSTKQAIKVLTAQIRDMAVKASGAYKNCKPCSGSFKNDQSRAYVDSEASSMSERYYGTYRRACSSNSTPRPWGKEMEAKLKALSSGSCTPASVSGRTESVVFMEEDEPKEWVAQVEPGVLITFVSLPQGGNDLKRIRFSREIFNKWQAQQWWAENYDKVMELYNVHMFNRQGIPVPTPPQSEDENSKTESAESSPVTPPLSKERLPRNFHRPTGVDYSSSNSLECHPTLCRHGRDSNVLNSTPKLSSISAVKTETSSIDASARSSYNSRDLDHSGELSVSNASDLETEWVEQDEPGVYVTIRALPDGTRELKRVRFSRERFGEMQARLWWEENRARIQQQYL; encoded by the exons ATGTTGACTTGTATAGCTTGCTCGAAGCAGTTAAATAATGGATCTCTACGCGAGCGCCCGGAGGACGAAGAAAACGCTGCCACTCCCTCCACCAAACAGGCCATCAAAGTCCTTACAGCCCAA ATCAGGGACATGGCCGTGAAGGCATCAGGTGCGTACAAGAACTGCAAGCCATGTTCCGGCTCTTTCAAGAACGATCAGAGCCGAGCCTATGTAGACTCGGAGGCCAGCTCGATGTCCGAGAGATATTATGGTACTTACAGAAGAGCTTGCAGCTCAAACTCCACGCCTAGGCCCTGGGGGAAAGAAATGGAAGCAAAATTGAAGGCCCTTTCCAGCGGCTCGTGCACCCCTGCTTCTGTGAGCGGGAGAACCGAGTCAGTAGTGTTCATGGAGGAAGATGAACCCAAAGAGTGGGTTGCACAAGTCGAGCCTGGTGTGCTAATTACATTTGTTTCATTGCCCCAGGGTGGAAATGATCTCAAAAGGATTCGATTCAG CCGAGAGATTTTTAACAAATGGCAAGCTCAACAATGGTGGGCAGAGAACTACGATAAAGTTATGGAATTATATAATGTCCACATGTTCAATCGTCAAGGGATACCCGTGCCAACTCCTCCACAATCTGAAGACGAG AACTCAAAAACTGAATCTGCTGAGAGTAGCCCAGTTACACCTCCATTGAGCAAAGAGCGTCTACCCCGCAACTTCCATCGCCCGACAGGGGTGGACTACTCGTCTTCAAACTCACTCGAATGCCACCCAACGCTATGTCGACATGGCCGTGATTCCAACGTGCTTAATTCGACACCTAAACTCTCGAGCATCAGTGCTGTAAAAACCGAGACATCATCAATAGATGCTTCTGCACGGTCAAGTTATAATTCGAGGGACCTGGACCACTCTGGAGAGCTTTCAGTTAGCAATGCCAGTGATTTAGAGACCGAGTGGGTCGAGCAGGACGAGCCAGGAGTATATGTTACTATCCGGGCTTTGCCAGATGGCACTCGCGAGCTTAAACGAGTGCGGTTTAG CCGAGAAAGGTTTGGAGAAATGCAAGCAAGGTTGTGGTGGGAAGAGAACAGAGCAAGGATTCAACAGCAGTACTTGTGA